TTCAGGCTGTGGTGTTAAAGATGATTCAGCGTTTCCGTCTTTTAAAAAAATTGCCTGTCAGGGTAAAAATAATTGGAATCCCCAGAACAAAAATATGTGAAACCAATCCAAAGATTTATTTTCAAACGTTCCTCCTCCAGTCAATGACTACATGATAAACTAAAGTGcttttgaatcttttttttttgtacaagCATTGTACAAGCaatagtttttttgtgtgtaatgCAATGGCTGACATCTTCTGACACCAGATGAGTGGAActgatttgtctgtttgtccttGTAGTTACAATCCTTATGATGGGCCTAATGAGCATCCTGAAGCTGAGCTTCCTCTGGTGGCAGGGAAGTACCTCTACATCTACGGGACAATGGATGAGGACGGCTTTTATGAAGGTCTGGCAACCCTTTACTGCTATTGTTGTATTTCATGTCCCCAATGCCCACTGTCTCCCTTTGGTTTGGTTTTCCCAGGAGAGCTGCTGGACGGACAGCGGGGGCTTGTCCCATCAAACTTTGTGGATTTTGTTCAAGATGAGGACACATCCACTGTCCAACACAGGGACACAGTGACTAAAGAACCTGGCTACCTCAACCACAGTAGCCTGGGGTCTCAGAGACTGGGAGTGGGCATAGGATCGGGAACAGGCATAAGCAGCCTGCTGTCGGACAGTAAGCTGGACAGTTTTACCACCAGCAGCCTGGGCATGGACCTCCTCGGATCCTCCAGCAACGGGACGGGAACCCTGGATGTCAGCATTGACGAGATCGGTGAAGACGTCGTGCCTTATCCTCGCCGCATCAACCTGATTAAACAACTGGCCAAGAGCGTGATCATCGGCTGGGATCCTCCCGTGGTACCGCCGGGTTGGGGCTCCATCAGTGGCTACAACGTCTTGGTGGACAAGGAGGTGCGCATGCGTGTCCCCTACGGGGGCCGGACGAAGGCTCTCATCGAAAAGCTCAACCTGGCCACCAGCACCTACCGCATCGCGGTGCAGACCATGACGGAGCGGGGCCCGTCGGACGAGCTCCGGTGCACGCTGCTGGTGGGGAAGGACGTGGTGGTGGCGCCGTACTACCTGCGGGTGGACAGCATCACGCAGGTCTCCGCCGAGCTCTCCTGGATGCCCAGCAACAGCAACTACAGCCACGTGATCTTCCTCAACGGCGCCGAGTACGACATGGTCAAGGCAGGGGCCTACAAGTACAAGTTCTTCAACCTGAAACCCATGGCGGTTTACAAGGTGAAGGTGGTGGCGCAGCCGCATCAGGTGCCTTGGCAGCTCCCGATGgatcagagagagaagagggagattTCTGTGGAGTTCTGCACTCAGCCCGCAGGTCAGCCTCCAAAACCTTACTCACACGAACTGCTCGGTAAGCAACCGCTCCTACTCCGTAGTGCATGCTTGTTAGTGACAGGGGGACTCGCAGCAATGCTAGCGTGACTCAAGTGATGCCAGTGTCATTCTCCTGCTTGTCTGTTTCTGCAAACCGAAGCATAACCATGTAATTTGATCCACACATCGTCTTGCCCAGTGGGTGATCACTAATGATTCTGGGGATCCTCAGTGGATGGATTACCCTGACACATTATGCATGCAGACATTAAGTTAATTACACTGTCCCTGGAACATTTCATCTCTCGCATGTATAAATGAACTTGATGTCTTTCCAtgaactgtgactgtgtttctctgttgtgTAACTCAGTGAAGTCAAGAGTTTAGTATCCAGGTTGATTCATCTCCGTCTTCGGTGACTCTAGAGATGCCTACAGAACTGTGTCAAGACTTATGAGCTTTTCCATCAATTAACTTCATCACAGCCTTCCCCACTTCCCAGACAACTCAGAATGACTTAAAGTGCTGATCAGTCTCGCAGGAAAAGCCACATGATAATACACACTTCCTGATTTACTTAGTCATCTGAGTATTTAACTTCACTAACCTAAATCTGACAATTATCTCAAAAGTTTTACATTAAGAACAATCAGAAGACGAAGAAGTGTAAATAGGGAGTGTGGGTGCAGTCTTTCTGCTTCCATGAGCTTCACTGCGCTGGTGTTGCTGGCGCTGACCCGGGTCCCACAGCTGCcaacgctgcagctggagcgaTTCTCTCCAGATTCAGAGGGTGAAGCGTGGCTGAGGCATGTGCAAAGTGACCACACTGTGTCTGTTTAACCTTCAGCCGATGTGTTGTTGGTGCATATCCACTTATTGAGGTATGAGGCAGAAAACAAAGGCCGGGCAGTGAGAGGCCGATAAGCGAACACGCTGAGAGTTCATTAAATGATCTATCTATTGAACATGTTAATTAGAGCTGTCCGTAGCAGAGGGCTGTTGTCAATAGGGAGGACAGGACAGAGACACCACAGTACATCAGGCTGTCACACTGCATGTGTTCTTCAGACACGTCGCTTAATTAGTTCTTAGTGATTCaacatttttattcatattaGTCACACAGAGCAGCCTCCGAATTCATGCCTGGAAATCTCTGTCTGCATTAATGAGACTTGATCcggtgaaaaataaataaaacgctGGTTGTTTACACCTCACACAGCCAGAGAATGACAATAGGAAATGAAACGTCCAAgcatccgccgccgccgctccaaGACTGCGTCGTCGCCCGCCGACAGCGGGTGCAGAGACGCGATTAAGGCTGCGTCGTGCGGCTGCTCGGTCACGTACGCAGCCGCACGTTCCAGCTCAGAGGAGGCGCTCGATGCATCTGCTcagcacgcgtgtgtgtgtgtgtgtgtgtgtgtgtgtgtgtgtgtgtgtgtgtgtatacatgtttttccttcagcatagggaccataaaccatgtttttgctatcaagatgaggacattgtgacaacgtggggacacttggcaggtccccatCAGTCTGaaggcttttttgagggtcaagatgtgattttagggctgaggttagaattgagttttggttcagattagagcaaaggttagacgccTACCTTTATTTGTGGTGGTTATGGTAAGGGGCTAAGGACGGCATTATGTTAATGGTGGAGCCCCATATAGATGTGAAACacgactctgtgtgtgtgtgtgtgtgtgtgtgtgtgtgtgtgtgtgtgtgtgtgtgtgtgtgtgtgtgtgtgtgtgtgtttgtgtgtgtgtgtaggtgagtGCAGGGCAGCAGTGGTGGGTTGTGGGAAAACTTTGCTTTTTGATGCTACGTGGAGAGTGGCCACGTGATGTGGATTTGCAAACTGGACTTTTTCACTTAGTGAGACTCCTGCACCTGATGCGCGTATGGAACTCACACATGAGATGAGACTCCATGAGGAAATACTGTTAAATGAGAGCTGCCATCGTTTCATTGACCCTTGGCACAAAGCAGCTGGTTATTTCAATGAAAATACTGTAGATTCAATATTTTCAATTTCAGTGTACCACCATTTGCCATGAATGATAGCaaataaataactaataaaaTCTTTATCACTGTTAATGAAGAAGGCAAGAATGAATAATTCAGTTTAAAGCTGTCCTCATCGCTGTCTGTGCTCTTCTCCCCAGGGCCTCCTCTTCCCCCCCAGGAGGTGCAGGTCCAGTGTGGGCAGACACCCGGAGTCCTGCAGGTCAGGTGGAAGCCGCCGCCTCTGACCCCTTCAGGAACCTCCAACGGCGCCAGTGTGATCGGCTACGCCGTGTGCACAAAGGGACAAAAGGTACCAAATGTCAGGCTTCCTTCTTTCTGCATCTAAATCAAGGTAGCAGTTGCTGTACACGCTGAGCTGGTGCTTTCTGACTGGAGCTCTATTGCCACCTTCTGGAGCGTTTCTATAGTGCTGATAGTTAGCCCTCGGGGGGGAGTAATGCTTAGGACATGAAGTTTAAACATGGTGATTGTGCTGGAGTTTCGACATAATGAGAAAACTCCTGAATTTGTATTGTAGGGATGTACGGTAACAGTTTGGTTTTCACCTTCAGCCGGTAGATGGACCGGCCACAGATGAGCATGTGGTAACGTTACAGAGTCAGTGCTCCTGGATTGATTGAACTCTCTGATTGCTTTGTGAACACAGATAGCGGAGGTGTTGTACCCCACTGCAGACTATGTGACCGTGGACCTGAGCAGGATTCAGTGTCTGGAGGCCAGGGAGGTCATTGTAAGGACGTTATCCACACAAGGAGAGTCCCAGGACTCCCCCGTGGCCGTCATCCCCCACAACCTCCTGGGCTCCCCGCGCCTCCCCCGGAGGTCCACCGCGGCGCCCCACCCGCTGCCCCACCCCGGGCACTCGCAAACACACCCTCCCTACCCGTCCACGTACCCTCCCAATCACCCGCAGCCGCAGGTGCAGCCTCTGCCCCGGGCCCAGCCCCACACGCTGCCCCACGCGCAGCCGCACTCGCAGCCCCTGtgtcacccccctcctcccccccagccTCACTTCCAGCGTCACCCCATGCCCAAGTCCAAACCATTAGTAAGTGCCAGAGAGTCAGAAACCAAAGAGCACGAGGTGGGCCTGAGGCCGGCCCAGCCCTGGGAGCGCTCCCCCTCTCCGCTGCCCCCGATGCGTGGACCCAATCTGGAGCCGCCGTACTTCCAGCCGCGGCGATCGCCCTCTCCTCAGAGGATCCTGCCACAGCCTCAGGGAGTCCCCATCCCCAACACCATCGCCAAGGCCATGGCCAGGGAAGCTGCCCAGAGAGTGTTCGCCGAAGGCAACAGGGTGTGTGGACGTTTAATTATCAAACAATGTGTTGGTACAATTACAATCAGACTTTCAGGCTCAgcgttaaaaaagaaaaagaacagtcGCTTGCAACAGGATTTTCCTACGATAAACGCTTTAAAGAGTTGTTTatttaaagagcagcagcatttgCAGAGCTTTTAAACGCATCGAGTCGTTTGATTTTAGTTTCAGGACATTCATTATTTACATAGCAGTAACCTCTGGGGACCTCTTTAAGTCTACAAGTCTTGCATTCCCCTCATCAGGTTGATAAAAGGAATTTCTTTAGCGAGCGGGGTAGCGCCCTGCATCCACTCAACtccgatgaggaggaggacggctaCGGCTCTCCGCacgcgaggaggagaggagcgtcGGTAGATGAATTCCTCAGAGGCTCAGAGCTGGGCAGACAGTCGGTGAGCCTCCAATGCAGTCAATACTCTGTGATCGTCAGAAGCCACAGGTGGAATGAGACACACCCCTCTACGTTGGCGTGCAGGTCTTTCTGGTGATTCTGTCTTGTACTTGTGACGTGGGTTTTCCTttagcaccaccaccaccactacagCCACAGCGAGGAGTACCACACGGAGAGCAGCAGGGGCTCCGACCTGTCGGACAtaatggaggaggatgaggaggatctCTACTCTGAGATGCAACTGGAGGAGGGCCGCAGGCGCAGCATCAACTCCCACAACACTCTCAAGGTACCAAATGCACACCTTCCGTCTGCAGTGTCCAGAGAGATGACAcaggaagtggggggggggggggggggcagcagtgCTACCTCAACCAGGCTGTGGCTTCGCCTGGCCCATCTCCCTTCACTATGTCTTAGCAGAATCAGGCCCCTGCCCCCCCGGcactgcctcacacacaccaggctGAGGCCACAGCATGAGAGAGCGCACCGAGAGCATAATGTTTGTACGGTTGCATTGCATTGGGAAGCTTCTCAGTCGACACCGACGGAGAACGTTGCAAAAGTTAACCACCAAGTGTGAGAATGTGATGTGTTAATACCCTCTGCTGTACCACGGGTCATGGCATATCCAGTGCACACGGGAATCTCATTTAAGTGAGTACTTAAATGGAAGTCTACACGTTTGTTTCTGTATGTGTCGTCCTAATGTGGATGTTAACATGATCCGTCTCCATTCGGTCTGTCGCTGCGGAGCTGCTTGCGTAAATAAATTAAGGTGTTTTAGAGGCGGAGCTCCTGTGTGTAGCCTGATCCACGTTTGCTACTCTTTGTGGCCTTCATGAGGGGGTTCACTGGTGCAGTACTGCTTGTCAATGTCATCTGTTGCTAAATCACTGTGCACATTATCCATCTTGTATTCTTGTTAAATGTAATGAAATGTTTATTGAGTCAAGGCTTTCACTACATGTGTTCTTTTTCTCACTGTGCTACACGTAGATACAGTTTACATCCAGCTGCAGGGGTTTGCACATACACAGTACACTCTTCATGCAGCTCACCCCCCCTCACAGATTCCTGTTCAGAGCATGCCATGTCCACTGCATGTCTTACTACATTGCCACAAATAACTAATTCTGcctttattttgtcttttcccCCCATTTGTTCTATTCACACACTGTCGTGTTTCCCGCCCGTTCTATCACCTtcgaaaaaaaaactttcaacccccctcccctcgcaaaaaaaactaaactcaaCCATCTGAATTGAACTAACTGAACTGTGAAATTGTGGAACTTTGCCTCCTTGTCATGACCGAAGGCATATTACAAGCGTCAGGACTTAGCTGAGGAGAGGGACTGCTGGGACCTCCAGAGGGAGGTGGTCAAGCAGAAGTCGCTGCGCAGCAAGCGTCTCCACAGCATCCCGgaggtggcggaggaggagtcGGACAGCGTGGACAGCACGGGCCAGCGCCTGAGCTTCGAGGGGGGCGGGCGGCCGGGGACCCCCCAGCCCCAGAGGCGGCCGTACCCGCAGGACAACCACCTGGCGCCCGGCAAGACCCTGCGGCACCTGCAGCGCCAGCGCTCCTCCCCGCGCTTCACCGACAGCCGCTACTGCTACGGCGCCGAGGACCGCGGCCTCGCGCGGCCCAACCGCCAGAACACCAAGAGTCCCGACAGCGGCTTGGACTGCGGCAGCGAAGAGGAAGGCTCGCTGGGCTGGAGCCACCGGGGCTACTATGCCCACGGGGGCCCCATGCGGGGGCCCGTGCGCGTCATCCACTGCGAAGGCCCCGTAGAGAGGCGGGCGCTGGCCATGGGCCGCAAAAGGACTCTAACCCGGCAGTGTAGTGTGGAGGAGGAGTTCTGTGACGTCCCGGTGCCGGCGGCCAAGTCGGTGCACACAGGTGACTTTAGGAACAGGGAGCACTTTGGGCCCGGTCGAGAGACGGGGCCGCGAAACTACTCCAGGGAGGGGGCCCTGAGCGAGGGCAGGCTGAACGAGTTGGACAGGGTCTATTACAGCCCCCACAGGGAGGCTAGGGCCCAGTCTTTGTCCAGGCTCAACCGGGACCAGCCGCTGGTGTGTGATTCCGACTTTCTGCCGTACTTTTCATCTGCAAGCCGCAGCCATTCTGTTTTCTTACCgttgtctgtttttctttataaccccccccccccccccccccttttcatttgtacttctgtttttcattttctgacgAGTTATCACATGGTCATGGTTGGTCTGAGTTGGTCCTTTATTTTGTCTGAATTACTTTGCTTGTACTACTGTCAGGTGGTTCCAGTAAAAGCTTCAATTACCTAAAGGCCATTTAAGCCCGTTTTGATTTCTCATGTCTCTGAGGGGAAAGGATCCATTAAAGGAAAAGGTCTGTGTGCGGTGCATGGGGACGCGACGCTCCTCTGCCGGCTTCATAAGTTGCCCTCCATGCCTGactctgcagacgctgctgcatcGCTCCAGCTCCCGCTTTAAGCTTTCTTTCATCATCTTTAGCTTCTCATCGCTGCACATACGGCAGAAGGCGACGCCCAGACTTCTGCAGCCTGCTGTGATTAATTTACACGTCATCGTCGTCCGTTCCACTCTTTTcagcgaaaaaaaaaacacctctcTCTCATCATCACgtttcataaaataaatgtttgattgTTTTAACACGAAGCCCCAGGGAACTATAATGGCTTTGCTCATCTAACCATGTCCTGATCCATTCTTGAGCACACTCGGCTTCCACTTTTCATCCACTCGATTTATTAATCAtcttaacacccccccccattTCTCTTTGCTTCCCTTTCTCATCATGGAGCTGACAtgcacagaacaaaacaaatcaaacaaatggTCTTTAGCGAAACATCTGACCCTTCCTGACCCCAGTCCATGTTGTCGCATTGGGGGTTGATTTGATTTACTTTTGATGGTTTGTTGGTTTCTTTATCGTTTTATGGATTTATTTCTCTATTAATTTGCCTCCCTAAGGACAAATGGATCCATCATTTGCTCTTATGGTTTTTTTTCAGTTGTTTTGACAGGATTGTCGGATTCTGTTAAACCATTTACAATGTTATTCCTCCAACCGCAGCCGTCTGCTGCACTAACCTCGTGTCTGTTGTTTCTTTATACTCTAAAGATCATTGGGAACTCCCCGTCACACGGAAGCGCTGATCGTCTGGACCATTCGGGGAGGAGGCCGGTTCACATCGGCACCCCCCCCCAGCGAAGACCCATCCCATCCATTGGTTAGTGAGGTCACGACACGAGGAGACGCCTCATCCCCACCTGCTATTTATGCCACGTGTTTCCCTGAATCGTGTGAGCCGAGCTGTACATCTTTCACATAGAGCCAGCAGCCACGTAGCTCTCATTTCCTCTGGGGGTGTTTGCTCCATGTAGCCGTCCATTCTCATGAGTTGGATTTGCCAAATGTTCACATGCTGTTTAGCAGGACAGTTATCCCAGATACTCTTCCTGTGCCTCTGTTCTCTCtgaccccccctgcaacagtgCAAGCATTGCTGTTTTGCATCCAGTGACTCCAGAGTGAAACCTGTTGCCTtgtatgacccccccccccctccccaaaacGCCACCGCAGGGCAATCGCATCATCCTACTGTCTCAGCATGAGTGAATGGGTGCGGGGGATCTCTGATCATAACGCTGTGATTGGTGTCTTCTGTAGAGATCACCATGGACAGTAACAGTGAGGGCAGTGAGGGGAACCTCTCACCCGTCAAGGACGATGTTTACTATGGCAGTGTAGCTCGGCGCAGGATATGGCGATCAGTGTCCTCAGAGGATCAATATGGTATGTGGTGCAGCTTCTCTCCAAGATGATGATTGACCTTGACTAATCCAGTAAGGGCCACGCGTGGTCCAGCGACAGCGGTGGTCTTTGCTCTGTGCTGGACTCTCAGCTGCTTTGTTTAgcgtagcttagcttagctaAAGCTGATGGGGGAGGACACGTCTGGCCACCCGCTGGAGAATGAACCTCCCTCCCTTGTATGTACTCCTACACCTTCAATCCCAATAACCCCCGACTTACCCACTCGTCCCATTCACCCTCCATGTCCAGGCCATTCCTCCACCCCACTGCAAATTAGcctgcttctctgctcctcttttccttctcctctcgCCTTCTGGGCCCAAAAAACGGTACCCTCCCCAAATTCCTACTCATTTTGCATGACGTGGTAAGAGAGACGAGAAGGAAAGACCCATTTCTGGATGAGCTCAGTGCATTCTTGTCGTGTTGGGATAACTCAGCTGCCATTAACCCCGCTGCCATCAAAATCAAATGCTTCACACAGTCAGAGGACCTCCCCAACAACTCACATTTGGGTTGCCTTGTTGGTATTGGTTGTGGATCTCTGAGCTATTACTGCAAATCTGCCATTGAAATATTTAACGGTGGTCCATGAGACGCATGGGGAACTGATATCAGGTCCatccccaccccccctcctccatacCTGATATCTGCActaccaggagctgctgctggtgcattTGATGTGTTATCTCCCTCAGAAGCCCCTTTTCTTCTACATTGTGAGCCCAAAGCATGACGGTTCACCTGCATTTGATGTGTGAATGCGCTCCTGACCTGACGGGAAAGCATGCATGCTGCTCAGCCTCTGTGAGATAaggcagtgaaacagcaatGAACTACGGTGTGGTACTGTAGTTGTCCTTCAGTTTCCCTTGCGGCCCCCAAAACTGCTTGAGCGTTGTGTTGTCCTGTGTCTGTGACCGTCACGGCAGCAAGCGGACATGTGTGAACGGAGACCCCGCCACTGTACCGCCATCGCAAGGGCGTCCGTGACAGACATTCAACCTAAAAGCTGAGCGCGGGTCCCGGGTCTTCTTCCACACATGCCCCTCATCTCCCGCTCCCCTGTCAGCTCTAACAAAGAGACATCTTCTGCTCTCATCGCCTCTACAGCCAGCGTGGCTGTATACGGCTGGTAGTAGCAGCAGAGGCCTCCTCTATGTTTCAGACGGCTACGGCGGGCGCAGGCACGGCCGGGGTCGGAGGTCACCGGATTACTATGAGGAGTCGGAGCCGGAGGAGATGACCCGCGTGTTTGTGGCTCTGTTTGACTATGACCCCATGTCCATGTCTCCCAACCCggatgctgctgatgaggagcTGCCGTTCAAGGAAGGACAGATTATCAAGGTGACAAACCATGTTTCATAAGAACTACTCTCATTCAGGTTTTactgaatattgttttattatctgAAAGAGGGACATTTTGTGGCAGCTGAACGTTTTACAATAACCGCTGTTTGAAGTTTCATGCAAATAAACCTTATTTATGAATCTAACCTCCAGGTCTTTgggaacaaagacacagacggCTTCTACAGGGCCGAGATCCGAGACAGAGTGGGGCTGATCCCCTGTAACATGGTGTCTGAAATCCAGACGGAAGACGATGAAATGATGGAGCAGCTCCTCAAACAGGGCTTCCTGCCTCTTAACACTCCTGTGGAGAAGTTAGGTGAGACGTCGCTTCCTCGCACTATGGCGTCAACGTTTGAACCCACGCTCTTTACGTGGAGAGGGGAGCCCT
Above is a window of Betta splendens chromosome 9, fBetSpl5.4, whole genome shotgun sequence DNA encoding:
- the rimbp2b gene encoding RIMS-binding protein 2 isoform X2; amino-acid sequence: MGAMGCQKTCTVEKFLQRPPREAAWSQRHQKHGCARGARKLRNEVLPLNFPSVQYLDSFRILEDDGSGSRRLGPATLTRHWAKQKLLETEIGTKRKECEALEAEVKKKNQTCQTLENELQDFLQDNNHLNLQLFNGSHKALEYEKVKSEYAQLKDALGAVTRERDSAVWERNQLRGKLENLEQVLKHMREAAERRQQLELEHEQALAVLNAKQQEIDLLQKAQVEAKKEHEGAVHLLEAKVRELEEKCRSQSEQFNLLSKELEKFRLQAGKFDILSTEPITLCDSPGSPNKSLSQLLNGLAAPIGKGNEAPTSRSLISEFIRPLQISGDKSELLSVKPTFLTRGRASSPARAFLSEMDKELSSTTRSKLRFTGKIRLCIARYSYNPYDGPNEHPEAELPLVAGKYLYIYGTMDEDGFYEGELLDGQRGLVPSNFVDFVQDEDTSTVQHRDTVTKEPGYLNHSSLGSQRLGVGIGSGTGISSLLSDSKLDSFTTSSLGMDLLGSSSNGTGTLDVSIDEIGEDVVPYPRRINLIKQLAKSVIIGWDPPVVPPGWGSISGYNVLVDKEVRMRVPYGGRTKALIEKLNLATSTYRIAVQTMTERGPSDELRCTLLVGKDVVVAPYYLRVDSITQVSAELSWMPSNSNYSHVIFLNGAEYDMVKAGAYKYKFFNLKPMAVYKVKVVAQPHQVPWQLPMDQREKREISVEFCTQPAGQPPKPYSHELLGPPLPPQEVQVQCGQTPGVLQVRWKPPPLTPSGTSNGASVIGYAVCTKGQKIAEVLYPTADYVTVDLSRIQCLEAREVIVRTLSTQGESQDSPVAVIPHNLLGSPRLPRRSTAAPHPLPHPGHSQTHPPYPSTYPPNHPQPQVQPLPRAQPHTLPHAQPHSQPLCHPPPPPQPHFQRHPMPKSKPLVSARESETKEHEVGLRPAQPWERSPSPLPPMRGPNLEPPYFQPRRSPSPQRILPQPQGVPIPNTIAKAMAREAAQRVFAEGNRVDKRNFFSERGSALHPLNSDEEEDGYGSPHARRRGASVDEFLRGSELGRQSHHHHHYSHSEEYHTESSRGSDLSDIMEEDEEDLYSEMQLEEGRRRSINSHNTLKAYYKRQDLAEERDCWDLQREVVKQKSLRSKRLHSIPEVAEEESDSVDSTGQRLSFEGGGRPGTPQPQRRPYPQDNHLAPGKTLRHLQRQRSSPRFTDSRYCYGAEDRGLARPNRQNTKSPDSGLDCGSEEEGSLGWSHRGYYAHGGPMRGPVRVIHCEGPVERRALAMGRKRTLTRQCSVEEEFCDVPVPAAKSVHTGDFRNREHFGPGRETGPRNYSREGALSEGRLNELDRVYYSPHREARAQSLSRLNRDQPLIIGNSPSHGSADRLDHSGRRPVHIGTPPQRRPIPSIEITMDSNSEGSEGNLSPVKDDVYYGSVARRRIWRSVSSEDQYDGYGGRRHGRGRRSPDYYEESEPEEMTRVFVALFDYDPMSMSPNPDAADEELPFKEGQIIKVFGNKDTDGFYRAEIRDRVGLIPCNMVSEIQTEDDEMMEQLLKQGFLPLNTPVEKLVNCDRFKDGRSINRRSRKSKRERNRRSGRQHPMSTCRMVALYDYDPRESSPNVDVEYEGSRLNEEAELTFCAGDVITVFGEIDEDGFYYGELNGHKGLVPSNFLEEVPDDVEVFLTDSPSRYPQDTPARIKTKRVPLGKSGLPRRAASPTVRPHTRSPGPAAAGPGSPIGAPLDMHASKGKTGLFSTGKHLLQRLGAVK
- the rimbp2b gene encoding RIMS-binding protein 2 isoform X12 encodes the protein MTSSGTADHDRRVGKHESRSVMGAMGCQKTCTVEKFLQRPPREAAWSQRHQKHGCARGARKLRNEVLPLNFPSVQYLDSFRILEDDGSGSRRLGPATLTRHWAKQKLLETEIGTKRKECEALEAEVKKKNQTCQTLENELQDFLQDNNHLNLQLFNGSHKALEYEKVKSEYAQLKDALGAVTRERDSAVWERNQLRGKLENLEQVLKAKVRELEEKCRSQSEQFNLLSKELEKFRLQAGKFDILSTEPITLCDSPGSPNKSLSQLLNGLAAPIGKGNEAPTSRSLISEFIRPLQISGDKSELLSVKPTFLTRGRASSPARAFLSEMDKELSSTTRSKLRFTGKIRLCIARYSYNPYDGPNEHPEAELPLVAGKYLYIYGTMDEDGFYEGELLDGQRGLVPSNFVDFVQDEDTSTVQHRDTVTKEPGYLNHSSLGSQRLGVGIGSGTGISSLLSDSKLDSFTTSSLGMDLLGSSSNGTGTLDVSIDEIGEDVVPYPRRINLIKQLAKSVIIGWDPPVVPPGWGSISGYNVLVDKEVRMRVPYGGRTKALIEKLNLATSTYRIAVQTMTERGPSDELRCTLLVGKDVVVAPYYLRVDSITQVSAELSWMPSNSNYSHVIFLNGAEYDMVKAGAYKYKFFNLKPMAVYKVKVVAQPHQVPWQLPMDQREKREISVEFCTQPAGQPPKPYSHELLGPPLPPQEVQVQCGQTPGVLQVRWKPPPLTPSGTSNGASVIGYAVCTKGQKIAEVLYPTADYVTVDLSRIQCLEAREVIVRTLSTQGESQDSPVAVIPHNLLGSPRLPRRSTAAPHPLPHPGHSQTHPPYPSTYPPNHPQPQVQPLPRAQPHTLPHAQPHSQPLCHPPPPPQPHFQRHPMPKSKPLVSARESETKEHEVGLRPAQPWERSPSPLPPMRGPNLEPPYFQPRRSPSPQRILPQPQGVPIPNTIAKAMAREAAQRVFAEGNRVDKRNFFSERGSALHPLNSDEEEDGYGSPHARRRGASVDEFLRGSELGRQSHHHHHYSHSEEYHTESSRGSDLSDIMEEDEEDLYSEMQLEEGRRRSINSHNTLKAYYKRQDLAEERDCWDLQREVVKQKSLRSKRLHSIPEVAEEESDSVDSTGQRLSFEGGGRPGTPQPQRRPYPQDNHLAPGKTLRHLQRQRSSPRFTDSRYCYGAEDRGLARPNRQNTKSPDSGLDCGSEEEGSLGWSHRGYYAHGGPMRGPVRVIHCEGPVERRALAMGRKRTLTRQCSVEEEFCDVPVPAAKSVHTGDFRNREHFGPGRETGPRNYSREGALSEGRLNELDRVYYSPHREARAQSLSRLNRDQPLIIGNSPSHGSADRLDHSGRRPVHIGTPPQRRPIPSIEITMDSNSEGSEGNLSPVKDDVYYGSVARRRIWRSVSSEDQYDGYGGRRHGRGRRSPDYYEESEPEEMTRVFVALFDYDPMSMSPNPDAADEELPFKEGQIIKVFGNKDTDGFYRAEIRDRVGLIPCNMVSEIQTEDDEMMEQLLKQGFLPLNTPVEKLVNCDRFKDGRSINRRSRKSKRERNRRSGRQHPMSTCRMVALYDYDPRESSPNVDVEYEGSRLNEEAELTFCAGDVITVFGEIDEDGFYYGELNGHKGLVPSNFLEEVPDDVEVFLTDSPSRYPQDTPARIKTKRVPLGKSGLPRRAASPTVRPHTRSPGPAAAGPGSPIGAPLDMHASKGKTGLFSTGKHLLQRLGAVK